The genomic DNA GTAAAACCATGTCGTTTGGATTTACCGGCTGTTGAGACTGCGGCCTGTCATCGTCGACGCTCAGCTCAAAATTTCATTCGAATACCGTTGCTCCACGCGCACTGAGACTCCCATCAAGGGAATCCCATCTTATCTACAAACGTCCAGCCACCGTCCAGTGCTAGTCATGATTGATAGAATATACAACACACAGGCCACAGGCTTGGAGTGACTGGCCGGAATTTCGAAACATTTGCTTTCACTCACGTACAATTCATTGCGGGAAGGAATTTCTAGTCACAGAAACACATCCACGGATGAGGATGAAGGAATCTTGAGGCAGACCTCTCCTTttggaaacaaaaatataGAGCTTACATGGAGCTATAAATGTGCTTGCAGTGCCTATCGGTGTCGAGGTCGGTTGTTTTTTGGGGTCTTCCAAATGTCAAGTGTGTCCTCTCTGCGAAAATCTATATTTAGTTTTCCGCGAGCCGTGTAGGATCGATCCGATGGCACAAGGCTAGAGAAGCGACACTGGAAAAAATACGTAATGTTTTAGACCTTTGCGAACTTAAAACCGGTTTGTATAAACATTCCTGAATTTCAAAACTGAATATTTAGGAAGTGTCAGGGTTTGAAACCTCCACAAACCACCGATTCCACTCATTTATACCACATTGAATTAATGAAGCACGCGTGGCTCGTAGCAGAATTCTAATCAATGTTGGACAATACGTTGTTTGTGGTTGCGGACAATAATctaatttttcacaatttttttgtatctttcacagaaaaatcgCGGCTAGGCGATATTGCGTTATTGGTTTCACCTTCGCACGAATCCCTAAATGTCAGCCAACGTTTCTACTGTTCGAAACATTTCGTTGGCCCAGGCAATGTCCCAGATACGGTAGTCAAAATTGGACATATTTGAATATCGCATTACAGAAGCGCATCCAAAAACGACCCTGAACCGTCTGTATCGGACGACCAGTTCTGGTCGTGACACATAGGGCACCGGTGGTGCTTCTTGGCCGAATTAGCCACAAATTTCGCGAAACTGTCTCGaagtgagggggggggggggggagggtgtaACATTTCTGGTTTCGGGTTCGAAAATCGTGTGTGACTTACCTGCGGTACGGCGATACCGATCGAAAGATCGACGTTCAACTTGACCAGTTGACCGATGCGCAGACCCTGCAGCTGGACGTAGCCAAACACCTGGTTAGAGCTCGGATCGAGCCGGTACGAGAACACGTTCGGGCACGGTGACCGCAGATACTGACCCTCGACCGGGCTGTGCGCTACCGGAccgagcagcaccagcagacAGACGCACGTTCGCAGCAGCAAGCTAAACGCCGGATATCGCGTCGAACTTTTGGCGTTTATTCGTACCGTCAACATGATGTGTGCACTGCAGTAGCTGCTCTTGAGGGGGGGAGGTAACTGTACGCGCGACAACAGGGGCGTCGCTGCCCCACACACACTATACTCCGCTAGCGGGGGGGAGAAACGAATTACGATACGCGTAGGACACTTCTGACCTAAACTTCGCTGCTCATACTTCCTTCCTTCACAACCTGTCTACCGTCGGCGGTGATCTAGCCGTGCACACTATCACCGCACTGTGCCGTGTCCAAATGCACACTATTTCCAAACGAAACTCCGAAGCGGCGCTCCACTCCCCGATAGGATAACTTCAACACCGGAACAGGTTTCACCAGACCGCGATAGAATTCGAATCCGTTCTACCACCGAACgatgcgtaagtatgtgggGAATCCGTGGGGCACTACTGCTGTGCTAGTGTTGTTGCGACTTCCCAAATGCTTCCTTATCGGATGCTGCGATGAGCACCCAGAGATGATTCTCTCCGGCCAACTGCGACTGCTCCTGTGTGAACGCGAGGAGATTAAGCACAGCGAGAGAGCACAACAATCAACAGGTgcctgcgtgtgtgcgtgtgtggtgtaaAGCAACCTCCTAATGCGTCCCGCACACTCCCTCCTATTGATAACCCAGCCGAGGGTTGCCAGTCAGTAAGGAACACGGTCCGTTTGTGCGCGCACGCTACGTCTTGAACGATCCGTTCGGTTGAAGCTGTTGATACACACTGATTTGACGGGTGACGCCTCGGTGCCTCGCGCTGGCGGTGATGAACGCCGGTCGGGGTGAACTGACAGCTGAGCGGCACCTGAGGGCTAGGTGCAGGGCAGGGCGATTGGGTTGGATGGGATGGGGATTTCAAGTGCCATCAAGCGCCACCGGTTTATTGTTCAGTACTAATACCACCGCAGCTACTACCGGTTGGCCGAGGTCGGGCTTTTCATCGATCCCGCTCCGTGCGtacgcgtgtgcgtgtgtgcgcatGTGTATGTGTCACGCATATCACTGTTCGGGATGCAGCACGATCGTTGcggacatcatcatcatctcggcAGTTTTCACGAACGGGTACTCGATCCCCATGCATCTTGCCTGCCAGGCAACAGATCTCTATCTTTTACTTGTAtgtgcgagagtgtgtgtaTTTCGCTCTTTCCATGCCATCATCTATCTTGAGTGACGCGTCGCGGGGAATTACCCGTATATTGGGTCTGTCCCCTAGTGTCGCCATGGTTTCGTTCGTGTACGTGAAGAAGCCGGGTAGGAGCTTCAGCATCGCTGCTGACCGGCCCCTAAAAGCGTGCAGGATAAGCATTTCATTAATGAACTACCTTGGTGGGGAATTCCACCAcctgccttttttgttttgattggcTTCCGTTGTTGTAGCAAAAAGGGTGTGAGAACGCCCTCAATATCATCATGTCCCTGCCGAGTGTTGGTATGCTGATGTACCTGGAGTAGGGCCAGAACACCTCAGCAAAGCATATGTGCACCTGTTGCAGTAAAGGACATTGGTAAGAAGTGCCTCGATTGCCTATTACCTAAGCAGTATGTGAAGCAAGCTGAAACTATTCGTGCGATTACATCCGAATGCATCTGATGATCGCACCAACAACTCCAACGAAACTCTAATATTCAAAGCTGCTCCAGCATATAATTAGAGGCAACCACGAGGGAGATACTATCGCTCCTAGTTCGAAATCGCTATAAAATTCTCACACTGgaccgttttgttgttgttaggtGCAGTGCAATGCATGAGATGCAATtcgtgtgtatttgttttcaaTAACATACATGTGATCTTTGTGTAAAGCTCTTTTGAATGATTACGTTTGCAATACCGATGTTGGCGgacaattttattaattaagcTATATTCATCCTCACGATGCTGTGGCGATACTGTTCAGCCAACAACCAAGAAGACATTTACATCTTATTTGTCTTTCTGATTATTACGAACaacccaacacacacgcacacacagacagactaAAGTCCGGTTTGAGAAAAGTTAAATATACAAAAAGGTGAAGAAAACCTTGGAGATTCGCGTCACGCTATTACGCCATTTTGAATTTATCAGTTTTTCGATGTGATCCAATCCATATTATCCAGCTCCTCCAGCTGTGGACGATAATCGTTGCGCAATCGTACCGATCGCACCTTGATCGTGTTTTGCAGCGTCCGCGAACAAGAACGAAAGGTCAGGGAAAAGTTGGGGTTCATGTTACATTCTTATACATTTATTAGACACGTTAGCAATATCTTTTATTTGGTAACTAGATTCGTTGAAGCTGCCGTTGCAGCTGCTTAAGATTGGATGCGTGGATGCTATCCGCCCTGTATGAAGATGTGTTTAAAGTAGTCTAGAATCCCGTGGCTGATCGTGTGTGATTGTACGGGCCATGGGTTTGATGAAGACTGGTCCTTCGAATTGCCCACACGCTAGACTTAGAATCGAACCCATAATGCACCAAGATCACCTCGCAATCCAGACCTCGCTACGCTGCCGAGTTGTCGCGTATAACATCACTAACCGTGACGCCATTGCTGAACTCGTTCGCACGCTTATTGTACGTCACCACCTTAACCGCCCGATCGTGTTGCCACTTGCGGAACAACCACCAGCCACCGTACGCCACGGCCACACACAGCACGCAAGCAAAGATGGCCACCAGAAACGCTAGCATCCCGAGCAATCGGTCCACATCCCGTTCAAGGACGCGCAGTTCctcgtcctgctgctgctggtgcaggACCGTTTGATTGTACTGTCCCCGGATGGTGGAGAACAGTGCGTACATGAAGTAGATCGTGTTGCGCCCGAGATTACGCAGCACGGTCATGTCCCGCTTGACGTGGTTCATCGTGTACTGCGGCTCGAACGTATCCGTAACGTAGGAATCGGTCACGTGCGTACCGTTGATGTAGCAATCACGCGGATCGCTCGTCGAGCGGATGTGCGTGCGGTTAAGGTACGCGTTCAGCTGATCGTAGTAGGTACAGTTCCAGCGGTTGAACGAGAGCGAGACTAGCTCGAGATAGGGGAACTCTTGGCCCAACCGCTCGTAATTGATCAGCTCCCGGAGATAGTTGAAGTTTAGGCTCAGATACTGCAGCGACCGCATCCGAGACAGATCGCTCACGTTCAGACGCACAAAGTTGTTCTGCGAAAGATCCAGGTTCAGGATAGACTCCGATGCCAGCAGTCCCTGGATGTTGTTCTCGCTGAGGCTACAGTTCTGCAGCCGTAACGTAACCAGGCTCGGAATGTTGCGGATCGAGTACTTGAGGTTGTAATCGAACTTGGACACATTGTTGGACGACAGGTCCAGATACTCGAGCTGGTTCATCTCGTGCAGGCCGACGATGTTGTCCAGATTGTTGTGGGACAGATCGATGTGTTCGGCCCGGCTAAACTTGAACAGGTCCGCGTCGTATATGTTGTTGTGCTGAATTTGCAGCGCCCGCACATTGAACGACTTGTTAACCGTGAGCGTCTCGATGTGGTTGTTGTCGATCTTCAGCAGTGCGATCTCCTTCGTCTCGATGTACGGCATCCGGCGGAAGTTGTTGTCCGACAGGTCCAGCTCGTAGATCTCGTCCACCATCGTGATCGGGTCGAACAGCACCGTGGGCAAAAAGGCCAGCTGATTGTGATCCAGCAGCACCGACGACAGATGATCGTTGAAGTGAAATTGGTTCTGCGCCAGTGTGATCAAACAGTTCTCCCGCAGGCTCAGCGACTCGAGCGCGTACAGCCGATCGAACGCTTGGCGTTCGAGGGTGTGGATCAGGTTAAAGGACAGATCCAGCTCGACCAGCCGTATCAACGAACCGAAGGTAAGGTTGTTGATCGAGTGCAGCCGATTGTTGGACAGGTTGAGCGTTtccagcgagtagaacttcaGGAAGGTGAGCTCGTTCAGTTCCTCGAAATTGTTGAACGCAAGATTGAGATCAAATATCTCGTACCCTTCGCCGACGAAGCTGCTCAAATGCCAGTGGACCTCTTTGAAGCCCTGCCTCGAGAGGTCCACCTCCGTTTCGTTGTTGCGCAGGTTGAGCGTGTCCTCCGTCAGGTAGCCGTCCCAGTTCGGCGAATGGCGGAACTCCTCCATCAGCGTTCGGTGTCGATCACGTTTCATGCTGACACACTCATCGCCCCGTGATGGATCgaccgacagcagcagcagccagatAATCGTCACGCACAGGCTGGCCATTGTGAATCTGCAAAACGAAAAGAGAGTAGGACGGTTtaacaaaacaggaaaacgGTGAACGCTGCATTCGAACGCGAATGCCTATCACAAAGGTAGAAAAGCGAGCAAAACTGTCGGAACGATGTGCAATTTTGTTCATTATCAAGCAAAGAACGTGCCGGTAAACCGTTTGGCAAACTACCGGGTACgttgttgattcttttacaCAGAATCGGCCCTAGCTTTTGTGATAGAATGTATATGGCAGTTTGTGTGCTTCTATGCAAAATCTTTGCGTTGAAAGCTCCCCATGACGTCGTCTCAACGATCGATCATCACGTAATTATTACACGAATATTATTTGACCGCATCGCGTCGCCGGTGGAAGAGATCTAGGACTTTCTGTTACATCCATCAGAAAAGCAAGCCTACCGAAGAGCCTTCATTTCAGCCTTCTAAGGTTACACGTTCAGCAGAAAACGAATGGGGATCCCCATTTGCATAAGGGGGATGCATTGTGATGAGATCCATCTAATGCTGAGTACATTCGCGTACAAAACAACGTCAGAATGGAACAGCTTTTGAGAGAGAATGTATCACGTTTTCTGTGGAATTGAATTGATCAATTAATCATTACCTCAATTAATCAAAAAATCCATTAGAAGCCTCTAAAACCAACCGACAAGAGCGAATTTGCTGACATTGAATGATAGaaaaacgaaagacttcactatcagcaaacaataagcgacgaacctttaAAAAATCAAGTACAATATTCTACTTTCACTTTTTACGAATTTGATTccgtttttcttcgctttctctCATTCAAAGTTCACACAAAAGTGTTGAATTGAGCGTGAACTAAAATTGCTCTTTCATTCCACCTTAATATGTCGAACAATATAAGCCAAACCTCGCCAATCGGCTCATTCCCGGCTTTATCAGCACGGGGAATAAAATTACCGCCAATTAAACCGACTGGACAAGATGTGCATACTAATGGTATTATAACACGGTGCCGTAATACACGTCAGCGTCAAAAGGGTCGCCATATCGACGGACCGCGCTCCGCCCTGTTCCGATCCACGCGACCTTGATTAACCACAACGATGGGGTGGGATGGAGCGCACTGGATGTGGATGGAGAGGACACAGCGCGGATGGTATAAAAATTCTAATGATGCGActgcgtttgtttttgttttatcgtaGCTTTAGGGTTCTTTCCGGTCGAGCCGTGTGCGATCGAAATATGGTACGAAAAGCGAAAGGTCTAGCAGGGATCTAGCATTATGAGTAGGTCTAGGTGACTGGTGTACTGTGGTGTACTAGGAATGGTATGCCCTGATCGATAAGGCGATGCATTCCGCTCGGCGTCAGTTACGACGAAGAACAAAAGCTGGACATACTGTGCATGCCGCATGGTTAACTGGGCCTGGCCTGTGTCTATAGGTATATCGTGCCGTACGTGATGCAGCTGTTTGCCGAAGCTGGTCGTCTGTCGACGATAAGGCGGATGCCTCAGGGTTTAGTCAAATGGATGGTCCGCATTGCTTGTAAACAGAGACAATCTTGCAACACCGCCAGCCCTCGAAGCTGTTCTACCTTTGTTGTACGGAGCTAGAACAGGCAGGCACATTGTAGCATGGGATTTACATTAAGGGAAAGTTTCTCCAATCGAATCAGTTGAATCAGTTAGCGAACCCGGCAATGATTCATCGTAATTATATTTCTGTATCACATCGCAACCGCTCATGCATGAACTTCCAATTGAAAATACCCCGTGAGACGCGAAAAAGAATTTATTTAGGTATAATATTGCGTAAACACACCCTCAGACCCAATCACGCTAAGAGCTACCAGAGGCGTGTTTTGCCTTTCGAAGCtgctgtttgtgtttgtttgcgtcgtttgtttgcttcgctCTTCGGAAGATGAATGTCAATGACAATCGACAAGTTCACAGTAGGCTATTATTGGGTGATCTTCAAAGGTTCAAGAGCGTACCGTCTGCGATAACCAGATTTAGTAAGTATTTGAGGCGTGCTTTGGTGCTGTTGCGTGCTAAGCGGATCAATAAAGAGAGTAAATTAAATCGATCGTACCTTGCTGTTGAAGCCATTATTTCTGTCGTTCTGTCGTTGTGGGTTGCCGCCACTGTAGACGACCGAAAGTGACTGTCACTGCTAGGTGGATGACTGGCGCAGCTTTCTCTTCGCTACCTTCACTACGCACGTGCTGGATGAAACTATCAGTCACCGGCCGCAAGCACTTGTTTCCTGTTTTTGTGCCGTCTATGTCTGACTGCAGTCCACAGCAATAATGATGTGGCCACACAGCGTATTGTCACCAGCTGTCAGATTGCGAGACCGATCATTCTACGCCACCTTTTACTGAAACCTAACACAACTTGCTACTGCCACAGCACACGGGATGAGGGTTCGTCGCTAAGCTCTATTACTGATCACTAATTACTATGAGCACCTTAGAATCGATCGTTGCGTTGGGACTAGAGGTTGGAAATTTTTTGCTTCGGCTGTAAGTTTCGGATTCGCTCACTTTGTGCGGATCACTTCGCGGGCGATCGGTGAGAACTTCACACGGAACGTGCCCTGACGCTGGATGCATCCACTGCACGCAACAATCGATAAACATCAGCAATGGTGCGAATCACGGTGTACTCACTGTTGCACACACGCTCGACAAGACGCACGATCGAAGCACTTGCATATCGGACGTTCGTTTGCTGCACTACACCACTGCACTGGCCCGGTGGGATGTGGCCGGGTTGCTTCAAATTTTCCACTGCGTCGGCTGGCGATGCCCGGAACAGGTGTGCAGTGGGCAACGGTTGAGCGCGTACTGATCGTAACGGATCGATCGCGGTGGGGATGTTATAATAGAACATCGAAACTGTCCGACACACGCGACGCACAACCCCTTTGGGACGATGCGCAGTGGCGTTGTGGGCCCCTGCTCGAGGTTTGTTGATGATACACGGGTATCGTAAACACACGTCGGCTGTTGATGGTGTGCGTACCGAGGTACTAAGAATCACGTATACATTAATGAGCGTTTGTAGTGTAATCGGCAGGTCGGGGATTCGAGGGTGCATCGGTCGGTCAAACTGCTTCACCAGGTGGTAGGTATCTAGGGAGGGATTAGTTAACCAGGAAGATAGGAAACAGCTCAAACATACTCACATTCAGTACGAACTGGGACAACAGTGTGTAGTGCAGCTGGTAGTATTACCGTCAACGTTATCCTGAGCCACCGGATGGGACCCTGGGCTGTAGATTGGTTTCGCGTAgaacagaggaaaaaaacacccgccGGGTTGCCCACACAGGGGTGTTTGGAACGTTTGAACATCGAACCCAACGGTGGCAGCGTACGTGATGCGATGAGCTTTTTGTCGATGTCGCGCTATGGCACGCGAAATTGATAACGCCACCAGCGATGGAGTGGAGTCACGGCTAGCACGGGCAGCATTAGACCGGGCTTacctatttttatttttattttaatgttggCGCCTGGTTTTAGACAATACAAAGAAACAAGCTGGCCGCGAGTTTGTGTAACGCTAACATTTAGTGgcaaatttttaaaaaggaaacaattttaatttgcCGATGTCAACCCTTTGATAGTACTAATAAAGTGTTTCGAGCCGCCCGTGTGGCATTTGCTTGATTATCTTCGTGGAACATGAGTATGGGTGTGCTGAAATAGTACTAATCGCTTTATAATGTTATTTCGGATCagataaaatatttgtttgctttggtcGTACCACCCAGTCCAGTCTGTGGTAGGTTTCTTACTCCCTTAGTTGTGGCACGGTTGTTAGCTGGAAGCGATTTTCATCAGCACGTGTTTATAATTGTAATTCCAACTGACACAGTTTTTGATTACCATAGTATCGAGTGCTCAGATACATAATGCCACTATTTCTAGAGCCAAGCGATGGCTAATTATTGTTCTGATGATTTTATATTAACAGAAAACCAGCTGTAAACAGCTCAATCGCCATTGATTTGACGCCCCTGCCGTTCGCATCTCGTGGCATTGTGTTGtgcgcattgcatacctttgggcgcattcaaaaacaaaccgtcgaattgttttaaattggtCGCTTTATTCACGTATTTTCATTACTACTTTAACGCTTTCTATACTGTTGCGCCCCCGTTTTGCGCTGTGCATGATAAAGAAAATCGTACAGAATTAACATAAAAACTGTTATCTCGAACGATAAACACTGCTGAACGCCCAAAAAATCGTGCTCCGAGGGCGTGGAAAACACTACTCCAATTATTCTACTTTGTGTTCGGAGCTTTTTAACCAACGGCCGCGGCCGTGACAACCGGCTGTCCGACGCTGCAAAATGGTACGCACTGTggtacaaataaataaaaccttaTAACATGCTCATTCCACGCTCAGTCCGTCCCGCTCGGTTTCCGGCTAACTTGAATATCTAGCGGCGATTGGTGCTTGGTACTGCCGGACAGTACGCTCGACTCCTGGGCATCGATGTCGCGAATCTGGCTCGAAATTCGTTTCATCCTCGGTGGCGGTACCGGTGCGTTGGCTTCCACATCGCCGTACGGCGACGGTGCCGTGGCAAGATTTGCGATCGTTTCGGCTGCGTGGCCCCCTTTCTGCGTCTTTTCCCGGTTCCAGCGCATCAGTGCCTTTATCCGCCCCCCATGATAGTGATAAATATAAAGTGCAGCAAATCCACATAGGACCAGAAAAAGCGACATAATCGCCACCAGTGGGCCCATATACTTGATGCCCTTCGGTGGCTCCTCGATCGGCTCTTCGCCCTCGGACGGTTCCGTGCTGGAGTCGGGCGCGCGGGTCGGTGTCGGTTTCTGTCCCGGTCGTAGCGGGGTACGATTGTCCTGGCCATCCTTTTCGCTCACCCTTACATCGGCACAGGCACGGAATTCTTCCTGCGGACCACAGCCCACGGCACCGTTACCGTCCGGACAGATGCCCCAGTTGTTGCCGGCGACGTACTTCCACTGCACGACGCAGTTGTTGCAGTTTAGGTCTAttgggtggaagaaaaaagagtcACGTTAGAAGTGAGTACGAGATGATCATCGGCGCTTGTCACAAACCTGCTGGAAGTTCGGCCTTCATATCGTAGATACGGCTACCGTTGCGAGGATAGAATCGAGTCTTCAGATCGTTCGGATGGGGTATGCTCGGTGTACCGCTGACGATCTTCATCAGATGCTTATCCAGACAGTCTTGCTTCGCTTGCACATTGTCACAGATGCGGAACTCGAAGTAGCTGcaacaaagaaaaaggatCCACATTAGGCGCCCAGGCCTCTCTACGCCACTCAACCTACGACTCACCCCATGTGGCTTGCTGTCAGCTCGACTCGTAGcgtgatggtggtgccggGTTTGTACCTTCGCACTATCACACCCTGGCCCCATTTGCCACCGAACTCGTGAGGCCGCGGGATCGGTGCATCGAACGGATCACCACACTCACCGCACTTGCCCTCGTTCTTTTGCCACTGCCGGTTAAAGCCACCACAGTACAGCTCGTGATCGTTGTAGTTTGGAGGTGTGGAGAATCCGTAACGCCAGGCCGATGCACGACTCGGTGGTTCTATCAAGCGTCCATGTCCGGAGCAGGGCTCCATGTTGACTACGATCAGCAGGAACAGCGCACATGCCACTGCAGTTATGGACGGTTTTCGTCGATTGATCATGATGCTGTTGTGTGCTGTGATACACTCTTACACGTGCAGTTGTTGTAGAATGTCCGAGCCCTGggattcaaacaaaacaagacggGAAAATAGAACCACTTCCAGGTTATACTCTTGAT from Anopheles stephensi strain Indian chromosome 2, UCI_ANSTEP_V1.0, whole genome shotgun sequence includes the following:
- the LOC118505121 gene encoding toll-like receptor 7, producing MASTARFTMASLCVTIIWLLLLSVDPSRGDECVSMKRDRHRTLMEEFRHSPNWDGYLTEDTLNLRNNETEVDLSRQGFKEVHWHLSSFVGEGYEIFDLNLAFNNFEELNELTFLKFYSLETLNLSNNRLHSINNLTFGSLIRLVELDLSFNLIHTLERQAFDRLYALESLSLRENCLITLAQNQFHFNDHLSSVLLDHNQLAFLPTVLFDPITMVDEIYELDLSDNNFRRMPYIETKEIALLKIDNNHIETLTVNKSFNVRALQIQHNNIYDADLFKFSRAEHIDLSHNNLDNIVGLHEMNQLEYLDLSSNNVSKFDYNLKYSIRNIPSLVTLRLQNCSLSENNIQGLLASESILNLDLSQNNFVRLNVSDLSRMRSLQYLSLNFNYLRELINYERLGQEFPYLELVSLSFNRWNCTYYDQLNAYLNRTHIRSTSDPRDCYINGTHVTDSYVTDTFEPQYTMNHVKRDMTVLRNLGRNTIYFMYALFSTIRGQYNQTVLHQQQQDEELRVLERDVDRLLGMLAFLVAIFACVLCVAVAYGGWWLFRKWQHDRAVKVVTYNKRANEFSNGVTVSDVIRDNSAA
- the LOC118505123 gene encoding uncharacterized protein LOC118505123, encoding MINRRKPSITAVACALFLLIVVNMEPCSGHGRLIEPPSRASAWRYGFSTPPNYNDHELYCGGFNRQWQKNEGKCGECGDPFDAPIPRPHEFGGKWGQGVIVRRYKPGTTITLRVELTASHMGYFEFRICDNVQAKQDCLDKHLMKIVSGTPSIPHPNDLKTRFYPRNGSRIYDMKAELPADLNCNNCVVQWKYVAGNNWGICPDGNGAVGCGPQEEFRACADVRVSEKDGQDNRTPLRPGQKPTPTRAPDSSTEPSEGEEPIEEPPKGIKYMGPLVAIMSLFLVLCGFAALYIYHYHGGRIKALMRWNREKTQKGGHAAETIANLATAPSPYGDVEANAPVPPPRMKRISSQIRDIDAQESSVLSGSTKHQSPLDIQVSRKPSGTD